The genomic stretch CCACTATGGGGCAAAAACCTGATATCACAAACCGAAACTCCGTCACAAGTATTCCCAGGAAAAAACACACAAACATAAGGAAGGTTTAACAGGTCCCAAAGACAACAGGAGACTAACAGACACAAAAGCCATCACTAGTTTTGGGATACTCCAGGGGCTTCAACAGACCAAAACAGCTTCAGGGggcgttgattagcaagcatccgCTCGTTGCCGAAGCGACGGATGGAGCGAGAGAATGCGATCGTCGCGGAGTGCATCAGCTTTTAGCGCCTCCAGTCAGACTGCTCCTTGTCCACCTCCTTTTGAAGACCTGCCCAAGTACAATAACATCGAAATAGTGTAGAAGATGATCTCACTAGGTGATCTGAAAATATGCTTCTCGAAAGTAACTTTATTCCTAACAGACCAAATCGCCCAACAAGCAGCAGCAATAAGAACCACATAGAAATGTTCCATGCGAGGGATGAACGAATGAAACCAGGCCATAGCTTGCCAAAACGAATTTTGCACACAACGAGCACCAATAGACATTCCCCGAATTCCCCACACAATGAATTCCCTCTTGTTTTTGTGGATAACATATGACTGTTTCATAGAATTTTCTCTATTAATTGTTATCGCACAGAATCCTGTCCAAAAATTAAGGGACGATGTAGTTGCACACAAGCTCGCTTAGAACTTTCTCTTGAATATAACAGCAGCTTCTTATTATATGATCTAGCTATCTCAATCTTGGTAAATCCAAGAAGAGAGCAAGCTGCATGAACATAACATCAGCTTCTTATTGTATGATCTAGCACTATCTCAAACTTGGTAAATCCAAGAAGAGAGCAAGCTGCATATATATACGCCAGCTGGTGAACTCGCAAAGCTAGCCGACCCTGGGGACCTCGGCAACAGTGTCAACGAAGAGGCGTACACGATCGATGCGGTAGTCCAAGGTGACCGGTGACCCCGCCGGCACCACGACGATCTGCGCCTCAGGCTTGTCCTTCAAAATCGCCTTCGTGGCCTCTTCCACGGACTTCCCCACCAACTCCGGCCATGAAGTCTTGTTGCCACCGGTGGCAGTGCTCCCTTGGACAGGGCTGCACATGTCGGAACTCATCTTTGCCGATTAACTCCTAAATCAAAATAAATTATAAAAATAGTCAAACGAGAGCACTTTGAAGAATCTGGTAATCAAATTAAATAATGAGAAGTCCCACACTAACTCTGGTAATGAAACCGAGGACTAACTCGTCCGATTGAAGATGTTGAACTCATCGGCTTAATCTGAATATACGGGCCATCAAGCCGTAGGTTACTTAATGTGTACACAATGTAAGTGAATACGTGCTAGATTCACATGGGTGGTGGCAACGTGACGGAAAGATATCACATTTGTCTTTAGTTAGTACTACGTGCCTACACATCACCAGATAAGGTGATGCTTATCTATCTCAAGTAGAAAAAGGGTGAATGGgttttagcacggcaaagactttgTCGTGTTTCGGAGAACATACACACGCCAAAGGTCAGTTTCTGCGTCAATTTGTGTTGCGAGACCTATGTCGTGTGCAGACACACGGCAAAATCTTTGCCATGTTCCGAAACTCGATTTCCGGTCGTGAGATTGATGGTGGCAATGTGGCAAAAGATACCCTTTTGTCCTTAGTTAGTACTACGTGCCTAGACATCACCGGATAAGGTGATGCTTATCTATCTCAAGCGTAAAAAGGGTGAATGGTTTTTGTGGGTAACATTTGGATAGTTTTGTACTACATTCATGACTATTTTGGAAAATTGTTTCTATTAATTGTTATTGTTTCTATTAATTGTTATCACACAAAATCCTGTCCAAAAACCAAGTTCGAATTACAATACAACTAAGAAAAGGGGGTAGGAGAAAGGAAGCGAGTTGGCGCAGTATCAGAAAACCCACTGTGGATAACATCCACTATGGGGCAAAAACCTGATATCACAAACCGAAACTCCGTCACAAGTATTCCCAGGAAAAACACACAAACCTAAGGAAGATTTAACAGGTCCCAAAGACAACAGGAGACTAACAGACACAAAAGCCATCACTAGTTTTGGGATACTCCAGGGGCTTCAACAGACCAAAACAGCTTCAGGGGGCGTTGATTAGCAGCATCTGCCTGTTGCCAGAAGCAGCGGATGGAGGAGAGAAGGCGATCGTCGCGGAGTGCATCAACTTTTTAGCGCCTCCAGTCAGCTGCTCCTTGTCCACCTCCTTTTTAAGACCTGCCCAGTACAATAACATCGAAATAGTGTAGAAGATGATCTCACTAGGTGATCTGAAAATATGTTTCTCGAAAGTAACTTTATTCCTAACAGACCAAATCGCCCAACAAGCAGCAGCAATAAGAACCACATAGAAACGTTCCATGCGAGGGATGAACGAATGAAACCAGGCCATAGCTTGCCAAAACGAATTTGGCACACAACGAGCACCAATAGACATTCCCCGAATTCCCCACACAATGAATTCCCTCTTGTTTTTGTGGATAACATATGACTGTTTCGTAGAATTTTCGCTATTAATTGTTATCGCACAAAATCCTGTCCAAAAATTAAGGGACGATGTAGTTGCACACAAGCTCGCTTAGAACTTTCTCTTgaatattgatgacccacaagtataggggatcgcaacagtcttcgagggaagtattacccaatttattgattcgacacaaggggaggtaaagaatacttataagccttaacaaccgagttgtcaattcagctgcactggaaaagcactagcaacaggggtgatgtgaaagtagcgatgatatgagagcaatagtaacagtaacacgacaacgagtagtagtaatatgagagcaatggtaccgagaaaatagttgacatgtagaacgagtatatgatgatgaaagatggaccggggttcccagctatctacactagtggcaactctccaataacaagtgttgggtgaacaaattacagtcgggcaattgataggattgaaatagcattaagacagaatatcaagtctattaatcatgtaggcatgtttcccatatatagtcatacgtgctcgcaatgagaaacttgtacaacatcttttgtcctaccagccggtggcagccgggcctctagggaaactactggatattaaggtacttcttttaatagagcaccggagcaaagcattaacactccgtgaaaacatgtgatcctcacatcactaccaccccctccggttgtcccgatttctgtcacttcggggccattggttccggacagtgacatgtgcatacaacttgtagatacaatctaagcaataagtatagagctcaaatctaagatcatgccactcgggccctagtgacaagcattaaacacaacaagattgcaacaacaataacttcataaactttgtagatagacaatcataacgtaacaatccatcggatcccgacaaacacaacaccgattacatcggatgaatctcaatcatgtaaggcagctcatgagatcattgtattgaagtacatgggggagagaataccaactagctacaggctagaacccgtagtccatgggggaactactcacggagcatgatggaggcgatggcgttgatggagatggcttccgggggcacttccccgtcccggcagggtgccgggacagagacttctgtcccc from Lolium rigidum isolate FL_2022 chromosome 4, APGP_CSIRO_Lrig_0.1, whole genome shotgun sequence encodes the following:
- the LOC124646480 gene encoding subtilisin-chymotrypsin inhibitor WSCI-like → MSSDMCSPVQGSTATGGNKTSWPELVGKSVEEATKAILKDKPEAQIVVVPAGSPVTLDYRIDRVRLFVDTVAEVPRVG